The sequence GAAAATATTGCAAATAAAAAATAGCATAGCACCTGTTAGTACCACTTGCTTAAGTGACTAACCGCTGATTCCTATAAGCTATTTGCTAGTCACTGAATAAATAAACTTGGTACTATTACTTTCAAACGGATAGCTCTCCAAAAAAATAAAAAACATCCCTGCTCAGGAATGTTTTTTATTTTTTTTATTTATCGGTAAACATACCGTTATTGCGGTTCCCTTATTTACTTCACTTTCAATATTAATCTCACCATCATGAACTTCCACAATATGTTTAACGATAGCTAAACCTAGCCCCGTTCCTCCTGTATTCCGGCTTCTCGCTTTATCTACTCGATAAAACCGTTCAAATATGCGTGGGATAGCATCCTTTTCAATACCTATTCCAGTATCCTCTACTTGTATACATACATAATCATTAACTTCATTGATTTTTAAAGAAATACTTCCATTTTCTGGAGTGTAATTTACAGCATTATCAATTAAATTAATAATAATTTGTTTTACTTTTTCTTTATCTGCTGTTAATTGCAGATCCGTTTCGATTTGTTTATTAAATGTGAGCTGTTTATTCTGCACCCTTTGTTCTATAATCGGCATTACTTCTTGAACAATCTCATTTACTGAAAAGGTGGTAAGGACAAGTTGAAGGTTTTCCTTTTCTAACCGGGATAAAATCAATAAATCCTCAATTAATAGTTGCAATCGATGGCTTTCTTTATAGATAATCTCCAAAAACTCTTTATTTTTTTCCAGATCCTTCATTGGATCGTCTAACAACGTTTCAGCAAATCCTTTAATCGAAGTAATTGGAGTTTTTAGCTCATGGGAAACATTAGCTACAAAGTCTTTCCGCATTAATTCCAATTTTTTCAACTCTGTAATATCATAAAGTACGAGTACAGCACCTTTTAGTAAGTTTCGATCATCAAATATAGGTGCTCCTACTATCTCAATATAATATTTATCGAGACCCTTATAATGAGTAAATTCTTCTTTTATATTGCGTTCATAAAGGAAGGTTAGCTGTACTGTTTCATGAATGACCTCATTATGGAGAACATCATAATAAAGATGTCCTTGAACCTCATTCGGTGTTTGATCAAACATAGCTAAAAATTTGCGATTAGCAAAGTGAATATATCCTTTAGCATCGATTAGAACAAGGCCGCTCTCCGTATTTTCAACAATGGTTGATAATTGCTCTGATTTCATTTGTTCTTGTATGGTCAGTTCATTTAAATTACGAGCAAGCGCATTAATTTTTGTACTTAATTGACCAATACTATTGTT is a genomic window of Virgibacillus proomii containing:
- the pnpS gene encoding two-component system histidine kinase PnpS, whose translation is MRFLFEKPIFGYTIGILLVVSLTDILLSILVGEYLVIAAVLIIQFIILVLFLLHLYETFIKPVKKATKTIDEIVKGNYRARFHHPANNSIGQLSTKINALARNLNELTIQEQMKSEQLSTIVENTESGLVLIDAKGYIHFANRKFLAMFDQTPNEVQGHLYYDVLHNEVIHETVQLTFLYERNIKEEFTHYKGLDKYYIEIVGAPIFDDRNLLKGAVLVLYDITELKKLELMRKDFVANVSHELKTPITSIKGFAETLLDDPMKDLEKNKEFLEIIYKESHRLQLLIEDLLILSRLEKENLQLVLTTFSVNEIVQEVMPIIEQRVQNKQLTFNKQIETDLQLTADKEKVKQIIINLIDNAVNYTPENGSISLKINEVNDYVCIQVEDTGIGIEKDAIPRIFERFYRVDKARSRNTGGTGLGLAIVKHIVEVHDGEINIESEVNKGTAITVCLPINKKNKKHS